In a genomic window of Candidatus Poribacteria bacterium:
- a CDS encoding DUF5916 domain-containing protein: MKIEWDFRVVRVFIVVFSVLLLSSVVKAQTETESAHRVATAIRIKGAPPQLDGVLDDDIWKTAPLHEGFRQRDPDEGEPASQRTTFQVAYDDEALYFGIMCYDNEPDKIVSRLVRRDNYVESDKIHINLDPHYNRQRAFWFTAYPSGSVTDGIAADSGRWDSTWDGVWDVKTQIHEDGWAAEYKIPFHVLRFSPKAEYTWGLQVTRDISRKKENAHWRLIKKDEPGWVSRFGDLVGIKDIHPTRHLEVLPYAMGRTTHNRETNLWGNVGADVQYGITTGTTLNATINPDFGQVEADPATLNLSAYEEFFRERRPFFVKGASIFGNNDYSFFYSRRIGRQPGHFDLPEGAEELSRPEATTILGAAKIVGRTQGGTSFGIMEAVTAPEYAQIEKSVGGKRTQSDHLIEPLTNYFVGRINQDVLKGNSQIGMITTAVNRRSSNAAYVGGLDWDLKFAEERYQITGTLAASQAGKLDARKSGYLAHLEFDKRGGWLRFDTDLSVLSPDFEINDLGYHRRSDMLEWNYDLTVRKEKPFSIFRRVVLGLYGWRHWNYDGVSISRYSEIWTDGRLKNYWDYDLWIGRNLESFSDDDVRRGGALIKSPAGWWIFTNLTTDSRKMIRLQLNPVFAWNDDKRSYDYDVDVNLRIRPASNIEFSIGPSYAYQVKDAQWVELIEENVNGKIKNHYVYGELTTRTLDFTTRANISFTPTLSLQFYVQPFVTIGDYTNFKELIEPKSYQFKPYPLNENRDFHRRSLRGNTVLRWEFQPGSTLFLVWSQSREAALESVREADLDFRPLHRLGSSFTDEGKNVFLIKCRYWFGM; encoded by the coding sequence GTGAAAATCGAATGGGACTTTCGGGTCGTCCGGGTGTTTATCGTAGTTTTTTCTGTTTTGCTACTCTCAAGCGTCGTAAAAGCTCAGACGGAAACAGAATCCGCTCACAGGGTTGCAACTGCTATCCGTATTAAAGGCGCACCACCACAATTGGATGGTGTTTTAGACGACGATATCTGGAAAACCGCCCCGCTTCACGAAGGTTTTCGACAGCGCGACCCCGATGAGGGAGAACCCGCTTCCCAACGCACTACATTCCAAGTCGCCTACGACGATGAAGCACTCTACTTTGGAATTATGTGCTATGACAATGAACCCGATAAAATCGTTTCCCGTCTCGTCAGGCGGGACAATTACGTTGAATCGGATAAGATCCACATTAACCTTGATCCACATTACAACCGGCAGCGTGCTTTCTGGTTCACTGCCTATCCTTCTGGTTCTGTGACAGACGGTATCGCTGCCGACAGTGGTCGGTGGGACAGCACCTGGGACGGTGTGTGGGATGTGAAGACTCAGATTCACGAAGATGGGTGGGCTGCAGAATATAAAATCCCGTTTCACGTATTGCGTTTTTCTCCAAAAGCGGAATATACGTGGGGGCTCCAGGTAACGCGGGATATTAGTCGAAAAAAAGAAAATGCCCATTGGCGTTTGATTAAAAAGGATGAACCGGGTTGGGTATCTCGCTTTGGGGACCTGGTTGGCATCAAAGATATCCATCCGACCCGTCATTTGGAGGTGCTGCCTTACGCTATGGGGCGGACGACCCACAACCGCGAAACCAACCTGTGGGGGAATGTTGGTGCTGATGTCCAATATGGGATTACCACTGGAACGACCCTCAACGCCACCATCAACCCCGATTTTGGACAGGTAGAGGCAGATCCGGCGACTCTAAATCTCTCAGCGTATGAGGAATTTTTTCGGGAGCGTCGTCCCTTCTTTGTCAAAGGGGCATCCATCTTTGGAAACAACGACTATAGTTTCTTTTACTCCCGCCGAATTGGACGACAGCCGGGACATTTCGACCTTCCTGAAGGTGCGGAGGAACTGAGTCGTCCAGAAGCTACAACCATACTTGGTGCTGCCAAAATTGTGGGCAGAACACAAGGCGGAACCTCCTTCGGCATCATGGAAGCGGTCACCGCACCGGAGTACGCACAGATCGAAAAATCTGTTGGTGGAAAGAGAACCCAAAGCGATCACCTCATTGAACCCTTGACGAACTACTTTGTTGGGCGAATCAATCAGGATGTGCTGAAAGGGAATTCACAGATTGGCATGATAACCACAGCAGTCAATCGACGATCCTCTAATGCTGCTTATGTCGGCGGACTTGATTGGGATTTGAAGTTTGCGGAGGAACGATACCAGATAACTGGCACCTTAGCAGCGAGTCAAGCAGGGAAACTGGATGCACGCAAATCAGGGTATCTTGCCCATCTGGAGTTTGACAAACGGGGCGGGTGGTTAAGGTTTGACACCGATTTAAGCGTTCTCTCTCCTGATTTCGAGATTAACGATCTCGGCTACCATCGACGCTCGGACATGCTGGAATGGAATTACGACCTCACCGTGCGGAAGGAGAAGCCTTTCAGCATTTTCCGGCGTGTTGTTCTTGGTCTCTACGGTTGGCGGCATTGGAACTACGACGGGGTCAGTATTAGTCGTTATTCTGAGATATGGACAGACGGACGCTTGAAAAACTATTGGGATTATGATCTGTGGATTGGACGGAACTTGGAATCATTTAGTGATGATGACGTCCGGCGTGGTGGAGCACTGATCAAAAGCCCCGCAGGTTGGTGGATTTTTACAAATCTCACCACCGACAGCCGCAAAATGATTCGCCTCCAACTCAATCCTGTTTTTGCTTGGAATGATGATAAAAGGTCTTATGACTATGATGTGGATGTTAATCTTCGTATTCGACCGGCATCCAATATTGAGTTTAGCATTGGTCCGAGTTATGCTTATCAGGTCAAGGATGCCCAGTGGGTGGAGTTGATTGAAGAAAATGTCAATGGAAAAATTAAAAATCACTATGTCTATGGAGAGTTAACAACTCGAACGCTGGACTTCACCACCCGCGCAAACATCAGTTTTACACCAACATTGAGTCTTCAATTTTACGTGCAGCCCTTTGTTACCATTGGAGACTACACGAACTTCAAGGAACTGATCGAACCGAAGTCTTATCAGTTCAAGCCATATCCGTTGAATGAGA